A genomic region of Rhizobium sp. NXC24 contains the following coding sequences:
- a CDS encoding DoxX family protein produces MDHLENANVIHPMDMTLLAGRLLMAWIFLHEGMALALNFDAAVIAMAKLGVFELLVVAVIALQLGAGLSIALGLLTRLGALSLGLFCLSTALMFHTDFANHNEILHFEKDLAIAGGMFVLVTTGAGTLSADRFLERRIMASDDKSRKPLRRAVERGIL; encoded by the coding sequence ATGGACCATTTGGAAAATGCAAATGTCATACATCCAATGGACATGACGCTGCTGGCCGGACGGCTGTTGATGGCCTGGATATTCCTACATGAGGGCATGGCGTTGGCGCTCAATTTCGACGCCGCTGTCATCGCCATGGCGAAGCTTGGTGTTTTCGAGCTGCTGGTGGTTGCCGTAATCGCGTTGCAGCTTGGCGCGGGCCTTTCGATCGCGCTCGGCTTGCTGACTCGCCTCGGCGCCTTGTCGCTCGGGCTGTTCTGCCTGTCGACAGCGCTGATGTTCCATACGGATTTCGCCAACCACAACGAAATCCTGCATTTCGAAAAGGACCTAGCCATCGCCGGCGGCATGTTCGTTCTGGTCACGACGGGTGCCGGCACACTCTCCGCGGATCGCTTCCTCGAGCGCCGCATCATGGCTTCGGATGACAAGTCCCGCAAACCGCTGCGCCGCGCGGTCGAGAGAGGCATTCTTTGA